The Tachysurus vachellii isolate PV-2020 chromosome 15, HZAU_Pvac_v1, whole genome shotgun sequence nucleotide sequence GGTGCAGTGTTAAAGACCAgcttaaaaaaactaaatacagTCAATTTAAATCAGCAAATCTTCATTGATCCTTAATTTTAAGTTTTCTCTGTCCTATACGTATAGCTCTCACAACCAGCACACCCCATCCCCCACTTCCTTCATCGGTGTTCCAACACActtcaaataataaatgttcaaCCTGcacagtatttaaaaataacgtCTGTTCCATTCTCCACCCACAGTCTAATAGAAATCCATTTAAAGCCATGGGCTTCAACTAACAAACCATTGGTCTATGAAACTGATAAAACTCAGTCGTCAATCACACAGCATCACTGTATAAACCCATTTCTATTGTTTCTGAATATTTCAATTTACTTCCTTTTCTGCTGCTTTAGCTTCTTCTTTTGTTTGAGGATCATATTGTACAGTGTTTCGAGTCCCTCTAGTAAACCATCGCCGATTATAGCACACGAAGGTTGCAAGTGCCATGGGGTGGAGGTGCCAAGTTCTCCCAGTGCCAGCATCTTCTCAATTTCTGCCAGCGTCATAGAGTTCCTCAGGTCCTGCTTATTTGCAACGATAAGCATTGGTACACCCTGACCCTCTGATGCATGCGCAAGCTTGTGAAGTTCGGTTTTGGCCTCTTCCATCCGCTCTGCATCCACGGAGTCGACCACAAACACGATGCCATCAGTGCAGCGAGTGTAGGACTTCCAGAGAGGACGAAGCTTCTCCTGACCCCCAACATCCCAAAAGTGAAAGGTCACCGTCCCGGAGCGACCAAGGGCCACTTTGACCTTCTCTGCATTAAATCCTTTAGTAGGCACAGTGTTCACAAACTCATTAAACTGCAGTCTGTACAGGACAGTAGTTTTGCCTGCAGAGTCCAGACCCAAAATTGTAATGTGCAGAGACTTCCAGAAAGGAAGATTGGAACCGGATATCCCGTTTCCCATTTTCATCTGGTTTGCCGTCAGATTAAGAGAAGGAAACAATAAAGATCCATAACCGCACGTCTGGTTTTACTCCCAAAAGATTCTTAGGAAAAAGAAGgaacagacacaaaaatacCAGTGATTTTAATAACAAAGTGAACAAATGGTcagataatttattataaataatgttattaatataacagattttctgggttgtctgagaACCTGGGTTGGCCAGTTAACTAACTAACCAGTAATCTAACAATGCTGCAATCAAATACCATGTGGTTTTAGAATGATGGCCATGAGGTCTGgaatttgtataaaaaagacaacaactactactaccGTGATTATAGTAATTAATTCCATTATTTActatattatttacatgattACTATTATTTAATTGCATAGTGCCAAACGCACTATGTATGTTCTTAGTATTTCTTGTAGCAACtatattttcttgtattttgttGATCTTACTTGAGCTGGATCTAACTACagttttaacagaaacatggaaAATTACTAATATCATCCAAAGTTTTTCAGATACACAGTTTCAATGCAACTGATTTACAATGTGGGTGAAggtgcaagcaaaaaaaaaataaagataatgtggccattaaaaaaaaaaattatggtgTATTTCATACTTACATTATTCATAGAAGTTTATAAATAGATTATAAAAGTAAGTACGCAATACGGGTGGTATGTATAAGCACGCAATACAGGTGGTATGTATAAGTACGCAATGAGGGTGGTATGTATGAGCACGCAATACGGGTggtatgttttgggttttggtttgatttttttttcttgttgttaaaTCGGCATGTTAGCTTATTATACAAAGTGagatatttgtaataaatgtaataaagttcCGTTTTAAAACAAGAGCACGGGCGATCATTGTAAAACTGCACTGATTTCATTCTCATATGTTTTCTCTTCCTGAATCACAACACAGCTCCCAAACAGCATACACCAAGTgaccacatatatatatatatactgtaccataTATACTACTGTACACGATAAACTGACCAAATCACTCAGGAAAAAAGTGTCAGGGGTCAATATTTTTCCTACTTACCACTGGGACTTTACTGATTATAAATCTTTTcctgactttttatttaattacagccACTCGGACAAACTCCACACAGCAGCGACGAGTCACACACTGAGCCGCCGCACTTAGCACTGAGCTCCTCATTTGTTTACCTTTGAAATGATTGGTCGCTGAGAAGCACGCGCTTTATAAACCATGACGCAATCTGCAGGTGCAAGTTTAGGCTAATTTGCATAAAGAGCTGCAGTGTATGGAGGCTTTCAGTTGAGGCTTTCATTGTGTGATTAGACTTGAAATCATCTTCATTATTATAGCATCTGTGTGGAAATGAAATGTTCGTGAaagatatagaaatataaacgttcgggtttttttttttcttcagcattcattaaaaaaatgacacgaTGCACTGTATTGATGGTTGGAAAAGGTTGCAGTGTAAGAAGTTGtttgtcctgcacagagccctgacttcaACCCCACAGGACACCTTGCACTCCAGGCTTCCGCACCTAACATCAGCATCTGACCTTACTAATGTTTCTGTGGCTAAATGGGATGTTCCAAAACCTAGcagaaagccttcccagaagagttggCACTATGTATATGTATGCACTTATGTAATCATTAAGTGAAAAGGGGGAATGTGATGGCATGGGATGCTCAACAAATACATATATCGTTATATATCTGTGTCTGCTTTATCCTGAGCATGcagtctcacatttcagttgattgctgctttgcacaatactttacaagaTCTCATATAACTGTTGCTATCATACTGATGTGTTcgttccagtatttctgcacaagcAACATTGATTgagcatacagtatttacactggtcacctctgtttttatttattgttttgtgtgttgtcttttgtgtattgtcttgtatttttagTTTGCACAGtattttttcctgcactgtctttctgtcttgtcttgtcttgtcttgtcttgtcctgcactgtttgcaccaggttgcacagatgcactttatgtatctagtaCTACTTACTGTCTTACTACTtgcatggtcctggagaaatgtctcatttcactgtttaatgcaacagctatatatgcttgaaatggcaataaaaagttgacttgacttgagctAGGCAGTGGTGAATCAGGAAATCAGCGGACCCTGAGAAACCCATGCAGGTACTAAGAGAAATAAATTCCCCAGACATTAAAAGCcaccattattttttattcattaatttttttttcaataaaaatgctttattcTGCCTTCACTCAAAGTATTTCTTCTTGatattatcttcttcttcttgagaatattttattatttcatccaCGATCTGCTGAGTTTCTCTTCCACACGGTCCATAAATGCACTGTACTCCCCTCTCCTGCGCCGATGCCTCTGAAAAAGTGtacataaaaacaacatgaaaaccAGAAATCaagaattaaagcaaaaaatacgtaatttttaaatttaataattggTAAAAACAgtctatattttaaatacattaataatataaacacaaaagtgagtgagtctgtatttaaaaattcttgtagtgcactatgtaaatgtatgtaaagtAGGAACAAAATccataatatttttcttttaatagattttatgtAAGCAGTTATAATACCTGTTAACCTTATAGCTTCAGCTTAAAGCAAAAGAAGCACATTGGAGTTGATCAGTTACATGTGATGTAAATGGAATCATATTATCCCAAATTATTGTTTAAGTTTCCCTGTGTGCTTGTAGGTGTGGGgcgaggtgtgagacgaacgtgctatccactaagccaccatgccccccctgtAGTCATTCAAGCTACCATAATAAATGATAACTGTGTGAGCGCCAAATGAACGATTTATTGAAATTTTGATAATGAACAGTGAACACTACACTCACTGTGTATGTAGCGGACATGGGTGGCCAAGGGGACTTCGGCAGCATGAGTTGTGCATCCCATTTGGGTTCTGCTGGTTTGAAAGTAATAATTTTCCTAGCTGTCTCCTCTTTTGGAGAATATGACTCAGGCTGGATTGCTGAAATGTacaaatttgtaaataaacacatgctTATATTACATTTTCCTACAAAATTTGCCTAGTTGTCATGAAAGATACATCTTATGaactacagtggtgtgaaaaggtctttgccccttcctgattttgtaattattttagtctaattaaattttgtttgatctgaaacattaagtgtgacaaacgtgcaaagaaataaaaaatcagggaGGGGGCaaagactttttcacaccactgtatatctAACCTATCTATATCTAATCGATTtactcataaaaaaataaaaaagtgttggGTG carries:
- the arl4aa gene encoding ADP-ribosylation factor-like 4aa, whose translation is MKMGNGISGSNLPFWKSLHITILGLDSAGKTTVLYRLQFNEFVNTVPTKGFNAEKVKVALGRSGTVTFHFWDVGGQEKLRPLWKSYTRCTDGIVFVVDSVDAERMEEAKTELHKLAHASEGQGVPMLIVANKQDLRNSMTLAEIEKMLALGELGTSTPWHLQPSCAIIGDGLLEGLETLYNMILKQKKKLKQQKRK